Proteins found in one Gammaproteobacteria bacterium genomic segment:
- a CDS encoding integron integrase yields the protein MIGRQNRLAGWQFHQCIDAIRILYCDHLKTTVCQDINWQFWLDSARQLDIDHPTTARQLTPDELTYLKARKGEGPINQIRSNHHELIVKFTTEIRRRGYAYRTEQSYEQWVCRFIIFCQGVAPETVGATEVGQFLEYLSIRRRVSASTQNQALNALVFLYKQVLDRELDLDNFVRAKRSRHLPVVLSRAEVNSLLVQMKSIHKLITSLLYGTGMRLLEGLRLRVQDIDFDYHRIHVHQAKGKKDRYVPLPNTLVDNLRQQIKEVKRIHEQDLAAGHGEVILPDALARKYPNAGRELKWQFLFPSGRLAIDPYGGVIRRHHLHESSIQKAVKRAATRASIHKRVGCHSLRHSFATHLLEANYDIRTVQELLGHANVSTTMIYTHVLNRPGVGVFSPLDQAQTK from the coding sequence ATGATAGGCCGCCAGAATCGTCTTGCAGGCTGGCAATTTCATCAATGCATTGATGCTATCCGGATTCTTTATTGTGACCATCTGAAAACAACTGTATGTCAGGATATTAACTGGCAGTTCTGGCTGGACTCTGCCAGACAACTGGATATTGACCATCCAACGACGGCAAGGCAACTAACACCTGATGAATTAACTTATCTCAAGGCACGTAAAGGTGAAGGCCCAATCAACCAAATTCGTAGTAATCATCATGAACTTATTGTGAAATTTACTACTGAAATACGGCGTAGAGGCTATGCCTATCGAACGGAACAAAGCTATGAACAATGGGTCTGTCGTTTCATTATCTTTTGCCAGGGTGTCGCACCTGAAACGGTCGGTGCCACTGAGGTGGGTCAATTTCTGGAATATTTATCCATTCGTCGTCGTGTCAGTGCCAGTACGCAGAATCAGGCACTCAATGCCCTTGTTTTTCTATACAAACAAGTCCTCGATCGTGAACTGGATCTTGATAACTTTGTTCGGGCAAAAAGATCGCGTCATTTACCTGTGGTTCTTAGCCGTGCGGAGGTCAACTCCCTGCTCGTGCAAATGAAGAGCATCCATAAACTGATCACCTCATTACTGTATGGCACGGGCATGCGTCTCCTTGAGGGACTACGACTCCGGGTTCAGGATATTGATTTTGACTATCACCGCATCCATGTGCATCAGGCTAAAGGTAAAAAAGATCGCTATGTACCGCTACCCAATACACTCGTTGATAATCTACGCCAACAAATAAAGGAGGTTAAACGGATACATGAGCAGGATCTGGCAGCGGGTCACGGTGAGGTGATACTGCCTGATGCACTTGCCCGAAAATACCCTAATGCGGGGCGCGAATTAAAATGGCAGTTCCTGTTTCCATCCGGTCGTCTTGCCATCGACCCTTATGGTGGTGTAATCCGTCGTCATCATCTACATGAAAGCTCGATTCAGAAGGCTGTCAAACGTGCAGCCACCCGTGCTTCTATCCACAAACGCGTGGGGTGTCACAGCCTGCGCCACAGTTTTGCTACGCACTTACTGGAAGCCAATTATGATATTCGCACGGTACAGGAATTGTTAGGTCATGCCAATGTATCCACTACCATGATCTATACTCATGTGCTCAATCGTCCTGGTGTTGGTGTATTCAGCCCTCTTGATCAAGCCCAAACAAAATAA